Proteins co-encoded in one Camelus bactrianus isolate YW-2024 breed Bactrian camel chromosome 6, ASM4877302v1, whole genome shotgun sequence genomic window:
- the STARD9 gene encoding stAR-related lipid transfer protein 9 isoform X5: protein MEMSLPPGWVSPLCFGRKAPRRRRVLGEQSDGARQPPSAGETPPGTQVQQQQCYVGDLRQRIVAAQIRARQTPELDRTSISRWIKDRFFWFPDKQRLLGEETRPSGLQQQPQQDRGAEREVEAAVPSDSRCRTDPETQPSSLVQSQKRTVQPQLLRRHTLRVAERSFRRRRVLFQLERIVKKQRLLEAHRRPELLKALCLLQDGHPQRRPGPGTLVPGPQCRSRLRSYSSLSLQRPCSWHSPQLRSVSLSLDTFTTSPPMPDPTDQLSEKISSEEYLPQATSYCPRTGHCSKHALRSSGKGQLCTARKALAGTGASAPGICFSVGSESASVQEMERVAFPELLMPEGPQGKERDLPEPENSESDDSQISEDSLAEKGCRSLRDSPGDSYLTSGHGHPRARAGASVRVFTTSSDSGLFTQTQKSFSLDSLIDTEEELGDHRQEEPFFISADEMPTETFWHLQPSSLPGGDQEAACRLGAIKHRTGARLDAILPVSSSFYLDPQPPCEQPELAVEANSSERAHAVQDVHLSRGSPLVSVDSWFSCDSKINPSSPSDSLCPSPNVQDFQPCGWKRPGYWLNTGELKSSGTEIALPYSSELPQGGAELPCSVRGVHAIPASDMTRLSLWGPYRLLQSGADGTFQARGVPEAAQQGISEASDSSVSSLLAASATSFTYIGSAGEREWAALQQKYLLELSHPALEATEEPRSAFASLEGDSGSLTQASDKGGDALLPVGSGVPRSLDFSSFPIHLSKIKRLRAEKEQDSLSVEIEGTSDFFTASEKVSCSGTYSADVESSASGMTHAQASAAENKTVHPVREAHEVKENSLEESSQSSQKPELMTSSDECFFLKSPCHSVVTIATKDHHRPRGRAPFGRSSADQAGQSGQSGQCPPQEENTDSQESSQEAVERHSSLPFALLSGPELYLHSAPWNPLPSSLQPPPLETFYVTKSRDALTETALEIPACREARMPSPPPREAWGFGPNHRVIQNVSVKNKLPVPSHNQNSKMVPSQQGTAERPVVQNTEEVNEEKWKRPGNVKEDNHNSVYFFVSQNRHFLPSTSVKVCEFENQVGILNKHSLPTLRQGEKASVQSSCGVSSDSAGSGEPLFVCEPETGGEEEQGQSAALRQTQAFDTKRQFHSGIRSELIYKTISLGLDKDVLGEAALSLKPRPVHHRVSSPETAAQEESPTHEGEGRNETGLLGKALHPKDGSEEFKFPQTESTCGRVQSVTRSQERNHSESKVPGKAQEMFNSREAPSGKKWNKQGNNADEMAKLIKSVVQLENGILEIESKQSKQLCASHTLGVSKKFVFQDPQDQERADCVLRAGGSGNDVSFKDQLSSPRQTDDVIFRDEKAGEMEVNSSIGKDPQVQKITLSPFKLRERVHNIKFVRGRTYPAVLDRPARDTGEFLGACMACTNTSVNPGRTKALAGALSLQPRPEMSAEEGELLNAVPPRGQLWDLGSLEELETVKGFQESQLARRMHSSKQEETEVQGRVEEMAVQRGGLQEEDRVVSVTQKVPGSRQRCVGVSFSQESGPLWGQPDSCVAPHQDLGNTFPLNSPGLPESYIHTPNTVDISSVDCVLDPMKLKMPSSPSVTGAGCQDQRGEPRSHGLQGEVRGGSPVAHSGWCGSVIPTAMASHGQSSAPGSIPQGTEGRRSASTSPQHHAGDLRSTSTDLSSRVSFPSKAKASIQRGTGRASSQNRASSPFERKASYLLEERNSRDREVRPKAEEEAKDLSPARSAFSAPVSLPRVPQPEPSAHPPTCQAVLEGMGQAETQGKQLQDLAAGGTVLHYDETSLEPESSSRAPGRPQCPQVGQPVSDRTRNEGEAQGNHVASLSAEPGHLSIDERTSVLQATPPSADSFHPQPDNNTGPRCLSKTSSHAAPALGKSHCTGKLRHFLGASEQFLCHSSSSDVIEKRKEATRRTPSSADPLGSDRLPSPTAVEEDRKVTAEEAVAALPSQAPFDDPGGIPHGRGQFAAWEAAENVPPASQKRSPAHQEPGTLDNTGSGNFLEAAQGGKTTCFESQLLICDVENSACLSGPNQDQVQCLEASASLEEGRASPRQGTVLPGALRGVEPEAPSQQHVKRETSVGSGPAEACRAGSEGPRPAAPPDRRPTGVREEVPRRCPQEISGCVASWGSTEGSRTLRPSGGQEDSETHSCRQPCDPQPIAPHARSSPSMPVPPFPYRGGDLGKGTSKAAPHTCHPPCMVASRARGMDERGEGHSREPDMLLACGLEPKCINVELRPADGDPPEPSIAAAVLPLAQGGHSLSAPDGKTSSLSHLVADKRSVGDPEKTFAEKKAGTELEASPFLISRCSEPPRRFQDSSAGGQRAQGSQPKPGPPATAGRPHTLNLSEGSVGHELLMGPQDGTNAIRCLPEKSQRSSESRDHSGLDPQAKFVAKLKYISSPWVDSPWEEEEQQRDQASGGGEDPTRGSSPLHTDEGCLGSCQIRGAGGEEMAVPRPTVSKMFSSGFGDSATVHLEHRGARGPVAQGSGPPSPGGEQLEPHHRRSLPVIAISGPRHYGPQFSVVSSSRSLQELNLSVEPPSPTDEKIQEPRRLWTPHLGGSSSGKSVVRPSLKAEGCDQEASPDLGDSAAVPRRLQSAPTPYPTTSALSCMPTPDLMASLEQAQQGKPERLGGQARPEEPQSEAGGGALPSGSSDINPCVLPWRPEGPVCIGWKQYGFGSAVDVSRGHTSQGLIPPSVARSSSIDDGLGDQNSPLRSHRSTCASARGLLSTCSSIQEARGSHEPWEVWGSSFALGTPHILLSSEGAAPTHGPDRRAQFPGTPDEASGLRREPPRAEGSAAGPVDEIMLLYPAEAGDPAGQPRMSTLEQGTQTPGCRPCWSYTDICSAQSDLASWASMHNLSLHLSQLLHSTSELLGSLSQPSVAEKERNAKRETPGEAPQALMMDGCTQTTMDEAVQTDRASLPLHLQAPEANSQKISVVLDRLGSVMSAMSQKQRHVPGTLQKRKTEETGWKTTGPLDLQEESTHCRPQSLPVLSPHLSFQKVPFGQNLLSVSPQPSPDASLPPSPRPEEPSCLAVSSPGLSASPSPGRCSDTAEFFRQPRVQKAQRPTSALLVDRASSPILTLSASPQGLGLPLGALSLSAPSALSLEGRRNHISSPGLPLCAPRPPVGHYSHTTDESGSSQRLGAPCGEGRSSLEGGDRRSFLEASSSGSPQQSTKLQVRFVEQPLQRHQPRTTTRVQSRPLPPAPRSRNQRGADGFVPEDMASLACDPLSSRGPSQRQSRTESGGESSESPKPPLPTLDIPSSQGGPQCRSPCPFFELTETLGLQGCILGPTEACQPEGLLRPSSQMHTAPEPQHHSLGDLPVHNKFSDWCGVQDGFPGGLGVMDLPGARCDCSSGEQGQRPPEPPADQSQAPEWSQREQIPLQVGAQNLSLSVELTEAKLHHGFGEADALLQVLQSGTGEALAAEEPEPHPQGELYAWPKQTLENLRRERAERLQNFRRARSLSPQKQLSFPSSWDLPTRDLGLPSRRREYLQQLRRDVVETTRSPGSASRSAHPPSDIELMLQEYQRAREEAKVEIARARDRLRERTEQEKLRIRQQIISQLLRVGRGQASDFREEEKLHTLAASSSRCTSSDGSLSSGVTSGYNSSPALPGQLQSPDSVVDTNLPDSRDSWMGDVRGRSAVRNSHLNLAGSAWKSLAYSRRASLGSCCCSPSSLSSLGTSSSSSYRDLAKHIVDISMADVMAACSDNLNNLFSHRAAAGWNHQGEEQEVQLYNKVFSSTRHGFLGAGVVSQPLSHVWAAVSDPTLWPLYHQPIQTARLHQRVTNSINLVYLVCNTALCALKQPRDFCCVCVEAKEGPLSIMAAQSVYDVSMPRPSREMVRGEILPSAWILQPLTVEGKEVTRVIYLAQVELGAPGFPPQLLSSFIKQQPLVIARLASFLGS from the exons CCTTCCCGGAGCTGCTGATGCCAGAGGGGCCCCAGGGGAAGGAGCGGGATCTCCCAGAGCCAGAGAACTCTGAAAGTGACGACAGCCAAATATCTGAGGACTCCCTGGCCGAGAAGGGGTGCCGAAGCCTGCGGGACAGCCCAGGGGACAGTTACCTCACCAGTGGCCATGGCCACCCAAGGGCCAGAGCTGGAGCCTCTGTGAGGGTCTTCACTACATCCTCAGACAGTGGACTGTTCACCCAGACTCAGAAAAGCTTTTCCCTTGACAGCCTGATTGACACTGAGGAAGAACTCGGGGACCATCGACAAGAAGAGCCTTTCTTCATTTCGGCTGACGAGATGCCCACAGAGACTTTCTGGCACTTGCAGCCCTCCAGTCTGCCCGGTGGGGACCAGGAGGCAGCATGCAGGCTTGGTGCCATCAAGCACAGGACAGGAGCCAGGCTGGATGCCATCCTGCCAGTGAGCAGTTCATTTTACCTGGATCCACAGCCCCCCTGTGAGCAGCCTGAGTTGGCGGTGGAGGCAAACTCCTCTGAACGAGCGCACGCTGTCCAAGACGTGCATCTTTCAAGAGGGAGCCCTCTGGTGTCTGTGGATTCCTGGTTTTCCTGTGACTCCAAGATCAATCCCAGCAGCCCCTCAGATTCTTTATGTCCGAGTCCTAATGTCCAGGATTTTCAGCCTTGTGGTTGGAAGAGGCCTGGATACTGGCTAAACACGGGAGAACTAAAGTCATCAGGTACAGAAATAGCTCTGCCGTATAGCTCCGAACTGCCTCAGGGCGGTGCTGAGCTGCCCTGCAGTGTCAGAGGTGTGCACGCAATCCCTGCTTCTGATATGACCAGGCTGTCACTCTGGGGCCCTTACAGGCTTCTCCAGTCAGGAGCTGATGGCACCTTTCAGGCCAGAGGTGTCCCTGAAGCGGCCCAGCAGGGCATCTCTGAAGCTTCCGACTCTAGCGTGTCGAGCTTGTTGGCTGCCTCTGCCACCTCATTCACTTACATCGGCAGCGCTGGTGAGAGAGAGTGGGCCGCCCTTCAGCAAAAGTACCTCCTTGAACTGTCTCATCCTGCTTTGGAGGCCACAGAAGAGCCCAGGTCAGCTTTTGCCTCCCTCGAAGGAGACTCTGGTTCCCTGACCCAGGCTTCTGACAAGGGAGGAGATGCTCTATTGCCAGTTGGTTCTGGGGTACCTAGGAGTCTGGACTTCAGCAGCTTTCCTATTCATCTATCCAAAATTAAGCGTTTGAGAGCAGAGAAAGAACAGGACAGTTTGAGTGTCGAGATAGAAGGCACTTCAGATTTTTTTACAGCTAGTGAGAAGGTGAGTTGTAGTGGAACTTACTCGGCAGATGTAGAATCCTCAGCTTCTGGAATGACACACGCGCAGGCCTCCGCAGCAGAGAACAAGACAGTGCATCCCGTGAGGGAAGCACACGAAGTCAAAGAGAACAGCTTGGAAGAGTCCTCTCAAAGTAGCCAGAAACCTGAACTGATGACatcctctgatgaatgtttcTTTCTGAAGAGCCCTTGTCACAGTGTTGTCACCATAGCCACCAAAGACCATCATCGTCCCCGAGGCAGGGCTCCCTTCGGGAGGAGCAGTGCAGACCAGGCGGGGCAATCAGGTCAGAGCGGCCAGTGCCCCCCACAGGAAGAGAACACAGACTCCCAGGAGAGCTCCCAGGAAGCGGTGGAAAGGCACAGCAGTCTTCCCTTTGCCTTGCTGTCGGGTCCAGAGCTGTACCTCCACTCTGCTCCCTGGAACCCACTCCCGTCTTCCCTGCAGCCACCTCCCTTGGAAACATTCTATGTGACCAAGAGCCGGGATGCCCTGACGGAAACCGCCTTGGAGATCCCGGCTTGCAGAGAAGCGAGAATGCCTTCCCCGCCCCCCAGAGAAGCCTGGGGCTTTGGGCCCAACCACCGAGTCATCCAGAATGTCTCTGTGAAGAATAAACTGCCAGTGCCATCACACAACCAGAATTCCAAGATGGTCCCATCTCAGCAGGGCACAGCAGAGAGGCCAGTTGTTCAGAACACCGAGGAAGTTAATGAAGAAAAGTGGAAACGCCCTGGAAATGTTAAAGAAGACAACcataattcagtttatttttttgtctctcagaacagacatTTTCTTCCCTCTACCAGCGTAAAAGTATGTGAATTTGAAAATCAAGttggaattttaaataaacacagTCTTCCAACACTCAGGCAGGGAGAAAAGGCCTCTGTACAGTCCTCCTGCGGGGTCTCCTCAGACAGTGCTGGGTCTGGGGAGCCTCTCTTTGTGTGTGAACCTGAGACAGGTGGGGAAGAAGAGCAGGGGCAGAGTGCAGCCCTCAGACAGACCCAGGCCTTTGACACGAAGAGACAGTTTCATTCTGGGATCAGGTCTGAGTTAATCTATAAAACCATCAGTTTAGGCCTTGACAAGGACGTGCTAGGGGAGGCTGCTCTTTCTTTGAAGCCCAGACCAGTACATCATAGAGTAAGCAGCCCAGAGACAGCAGCCCAGGAGGAGAGTCCGACCcatgagggagaagggaggaatgAAACTGGGCTTCTTGGAAAAGCTCTCCATCCCAAAGATGGCTCAGAAGAGTTTAAGTTTCCACAGACAGAGTCTACATGTGGAAGAGTCCAGTCAGTTACACGCTCTCAAGAAAGAAACCACAGTGAAAGCAAAGTCCCTGGAAAGGCACAAGAAATGTTCAACTCCAGAGAAGCACCTTCTGGAAAGAAGTGGAATAAACAAGGTAATAATGCTGATGAAATGGCTAAGCTAATTAAGAGTGTAGTGCAGCTGGAAAATGGCATCTTGGAAATTGAATCCAAGCAGAGTAAGCAGCTCTGTGCTTCCCACACACTGGGAGTCAgtaaaaagtttgtgttccaggACCCGCAGGACCAGGAGAGGGCTGACTGTGTGCTGAGGGCAGGCGGTTCTGGAAATGACGTATCCTTCAAGGATCAGCTCTCTTCTCCCAGACAGACAGATGATGTTATCTTTAGGGATGAGAAAGCTGGAGAAATGGAGGTTAACAGTAGCATTGGGAAGGATCCCCAGGTCCAGAAAATCACCCTGAGCCCGTTCAAGTTGAGGGAACGTGTACACAACATCAAGTTTGTGAGAGGGCGCACCTACCCAGCTGTGTTAGACAGACCTGCCAGGGACACTGGTGAGTTTTTAGGGGCATGTATGGCTTGCACCAACACCTCTGTTAATCCAGGGAGAACGAAAGCATTGGCTGGAGCTCTGTCACTGCAGCCCAGGCCTGAGATGTCTGCTGAGGAGGGTGAGCTGCTGAATGCAGTGCCCCCCAGAGGGCAGCTCTGGGACTTGGGAAGTCTTGAGGAGCTGGAGACTGTAAAAGGGTTTCAGGAAAGCCAACTGGCCAGACGCATGCATAGTTCTAAGCAAGAGGAGACAGAAGTTCAAGGCAGAGTTGAAGAAATGGCTGTACAAAGAGGGGGCCTACAGGAAGAAGACAGAGTGGTCTCAGTGACTCAGAAAGTCCCTGGTTCACGCCAGCGTTGTGTGGGCGTGTCTTTTAGCCAAGAGAGTGGCCCATTGTGGGGCCAGCCAGACTCCTGTGTGGCTCCTCACCAAGACCTGGGTAATACCTTCCCCTTGAATTCTCCAGGGCTGCCAGAAAGCTACATTCATACCCCTAATACTGTAGACATCTCTTCCGTTGACTGTGTGCTGGACCCCATGAAGTTGAAAATGCCCAGCAGCCCCTCAGTAACTGGAGCAGGGTGTCAGGACCAGCGTGGAGAGCCCAGAAGCCACGGCCTGCAGGGAGAAGTTAGAGGGGGCTCCCCTGTGGCACACTCTGGTTGGTGTGGGTCTGTGATACCCACGGCCATGGCATCTCACGGTCAATCCAGTGCACCAGGGAGCATTCCCCAGGGGACCGAGGGCAGGAGGTCAGCAAGCACCAGTCCCCAACACCACGCAGGGGACCTCAGAAGCACCTCCACAGACTTGAGTAGCAGGGTGAGTTTTCCTTCCAAAGCCAAGGCATCCATACAAAGAGGAACGGGAAGAGCCAGTTCCCAGAACAGGGCCTCTAGCCCATTTGAAAGGAAGGCCAGCTACCTCTTAGAAGAGCGGAACAGCCGAGACAGGGAGGTGAGGCcgaaggcagaggaggaggccaaGGACCTCAGTCCTGCCAGGAGTGCATTCTCAGCACCTGTGTCCCTGCCAAGGGTGCCTCAGCCGGAGCCCTCTGCCCATCCACCCACATGCCAGGCTGTGTTGGAGGGGATGGGACAGGCAGAGACCCAAGGGAAGCAGCTTCAGGACTTGGCGGCTGGGGGCACAGTTCTTCACTACGATGAGACTTCATTAGAGCCTGAAAGTTCTTCACGGGCCCCAGGCAGGCCTCAGTGTCCACAAGTGGGCCAGCCAGTGTCAGACAGGACCAGAAATGAGGGTGAAGCACAGGGAAATCATGTGGCATCTCTCTCTGCTGAACCAGGACACCTGTCAATTGATGAGAGGACATCTGTCCTTCAGGCCACACCCCCCTCTGCAGACAGCTTTCACCCTCAGCCCGACAATAACACAGGGCCACGGTGTCTCTCAAAGACTTCTTCCCACGCTGCCCCTGCTCTAGGTAAAAGCCATTGCACCGGAAAGCTGAGACATTTCCTGGGAGCAAGTGAACAGTTTCTTTGTCACTCCAGCTCTTCTGATGTcatagagaaaaggaaagaagcaacCAGAAGAACACCTTCCTCTGCTGATCCTTTGGGCTCAGACCGGCTTCCTTCTCCTACAGCTGTGGAGGAGGACAGGAAGGTCACAGCCGAGGAAGCAGTGGCAGCCTTACCTTCTCAGGCCCCTTTTGATGATCCTGGAGGGATTCCACATGGGCGAGGCCAGTTTGCTGCATGGGAGGCTGCCGAGAATGTGCCCCCGGCCAGTCAGAAGAGAAGCCCAGCCCACCAAGAACCTGGAACTCTGGACAACACAGGTTCAGGTAACTTTCTAGAGGCTGCACAAGGAGGAAAAACAACCTGTTTTGAAAGTCAGCTTTTGATCTGTGATGTTGAGAATTCTGCCTGCCTCTCAGGGCCTAACCAAGACCAGGTCCAGTGCCTTGAAGCTTCTGCCAGCTTAGAAGAAGGGAGGGCAAGTCCCAGACAGGGTACTGTCCTCCCTGGAGCCCTGAGAGGGGTTGAACCGGAAGCTCCTTCGCAGCAGCACGTGAAGCGGGAGACGAGTGTTGGCTCTGGGCCAGCAGAAGCCTGCAGAGCTGGCAGTGAAGGTCCCAGGCCAGCTGCACCGCCAGATCGTAGACCCACGGGAGTTAGGGAGGAGGTCCCACGCAGATGCCCGCAGGAAATTTCAGGTTGTGTTGCCTCTTGGGGAAGCACTGAAGGTAGCAGGACCCTAAGGCCATCAGGGGGCCAAGAAGACAGCGAAACTCATTCTTGCCGGCAGCCGTGCGACCCTCAACCCATTGCTCCCCATGCTCGTTCCTCTCCTTCCATGCCTGTTCCTCCCTTTCCTTACAGAGGTGGTGACCTGGGCAAGGGGACTTCCAAGGCTGCCCCACACACTTGCCACCCACCCTGCATGGTAGCCTCCAGGGCCAGGGGAATGGATGAGAGAGGAGAGGGCCATTCCAGGGAGCCTGATATGCTCTTGGCATGTGGCCTTGAGCCCAAATGCATCAATGTGGAATTGAGGCCAGCAGATGGCGACCCTCCAGAGCCCTCCATTGCTGCTGCTGTCCTGCCTCTGGCTCAAGGTGGCCACTCCCTTTCTGCCCCTGATGGGAAGACAAGTTCCCTCAGCCACTTGGTTGCTGATAAAAGGTCTGTAGGGGATCCTGAGAAAACGTTTGCTGAGAAGAAAGCCGGTACGGAGCTTGAGGCCTCTCCTTTCCTCATAAGCAGGTGCTCTGAGCCACCCAGGAGGTTTCAGGACAGCTCTGCTGGTGGCCAGAGAGCACAGGGCTCTCAGCCTAAGCCAGGACCACCTGCGACAGCTGGCAGACCACACACCCTGAATTTAAGTGAAGGGTCTGTTGGGCATGAGCTGCTGATGGGACCCCAGGATGGCACAAATGCCATCAGATGCCTTCCAGAAAAGTCACAACGTTCCTCTGAGTCCAGGGATCACAGTGGCTTGGATCCTCAAGCCAAATTCGTAGCAAAGTTAAAGTACATCTCCAGTCCCTGGGTTGACAGTCcttgggaggaggaagagcaaCAGAGAGACCAGGCTTCAGGTGGGGGTGAAGACCCTACCCGGGGCAGCAGCCCCCTACACACTGATGAAGGTTGCTTGGGCAGCTGTCAGATAAGAGGTGCGGGCGGAGAGGAGATGGCTGTGCCCAGGCCCACTGTGTCCAAGATGTTCTCATCAGGCTTTGGAGACTCAGCCACTGTTCACCTGGAGCACCGTGGAGCACGTGGGCCTGTGGCCCAGGGCTCTGGGCCGCCCTCCCCTGGCGGGGAGCAGCTGGAGCCTCACCATCGGCGCTCGCTTCCCGTGATTGCAATCTCTGGGCCCAGACACTATGGACCACAGTTCTCTGTGGTCAGCTCTTCCCGGTCCCTTCAGGAGCTGAACTTGAGCGTGGAGCCTCCTTCCCCCACAGATGAGAAGATACAGGAGCCTCGGAGACTGTGGACCCCACATCTCGGGGGCTCTTCCTCAGGGAAGTCAGTAGTGAGACCATCTCTGAAAGCTGAGGGCTGCGATCAGGAGGCCTCACCTGACTTGGGCGATAGTGCTGCTGTCCCCAGGCGCCTGCAATCCGCCCCCACTCCGTACCCTACAACTTCAGCTCTCTCGTGCATGCCAACCCCTGATCTCATGGCCTCTCTGGAACAGGCCCAGCAGGGAAAGCCAGAGAGACTGggtggccaggccaggccagaggaGCCTCAGTCTGAGGCAGGTGGAGGAGCACTACCCTCCGGCTCCAGCGACATCAATCCCTGCGTCCTGCCCTGGCGTCCGGAGGGGCCTGTGTGCATCGGCTGGAAGCAGTATGGGTTTGGCAGTGCAGTCGATGTCTCTCGTGGCCACACATCCCAGGGCCTGATACCACCCAGTGTGGCCCGGAGTTCCAGCATCGACGATGGCTTAGGAGACCAGAACTCCCCGTTGCGCTCCCACCGCAGCACCTGTGCCAGTGCCCGGGGCCTGTTGAGCACATGCAGCAGCATCCAAGAAGCCCGAGGTTCTCATGAGCCCTGGGAAGTATGGGGTTCCTCATTTGCCCTGGGGACCCCCCACATCCTGCTCAGCTCTGAAGGAGCAGCCCCCACTCACGGTCCTGACAGGAGAGCTCAGTTCCCGGGTACCCCTGATGAAGCGAGTGGTCTGAGGAGGGAGCCCCCCCGGGCTGAAGGAAGTGCTGCAGGCCCAGTGGATGAGATTATGCTGCTGTATCCGGCAGAGGCGGGCGACCCTGCAGGACAACCCAGGATGAGCACCTTGGAGCAGGGCACACAGACACCGGGCTGCAGGCCCTGCTGGAGCTACACTGACATCTGCTCTGCTCAGTCGGACCTGGCCTCCTGGGCCAGCATGCACAACCTGTCTCTCCACCTCTCGCAGCTCCTGCACAGCACCTCAGAGCTGTTGGGGAGTCTCTCTCAGCCAAGCGTGGCTGAAAAGGAGCGGAATGCCAAGAGAGAGACCCCAGGTGAGGCGCCCCAGGCCCTTATGATGGATGGCTGCACTCAGACCACCATGGATGAGGCCGTCCAGACTGACCGGGCCTCACTACCTCTGCATCTCCAGGCCCCAGAGGCCAACTCTCAGAAGATCAGTGTGGTCCTTGACAGGCTGGGCTCAGTTATGTCTGCCATGTCCCAGAAACAGAGACATGTCCCAGGGACACTtcagaagaggaagacagaggaaaCAGGATGGAAAACAACAGGGCCCCTCGATCTTCAGGAAGAAAGCACCCACTGCCGGCCCCAGAGCCTTCCAGTACTGTCACCCCACTTGAGTTTTCAGAAAGTCCCCTTTGGGCAGAACCTGCTTTCTGTGAGCCCCCAGCCTTCTCCTgatgcctccctgcctcccagcccccggCCAGAGGAACCCTCCTGCCTGGCTGTCAGCAGCCCTGGCCTCAGCGCATCTCCCTCCCCAGGGCGCTGCTCCGACACTGCAGAATTCTTTAGGCAACCCAGGGTCCAGAAGGCACAGAGGCCCACCAGTGCCTTGCTGGTGGACAGGGCCTCCTCCCCGATCCTCACACTTAGTGCCAGCCCCCAGGGGTTGGGGCTCCCCCTAGGTGCTTTATCTCTCTCGGCCCCCTCAGCCCTTTCCCTCGAAGGCCGAAGGAACCACATCTCCAGCCCAGGCCTTCCCCTTTGTGCCCCCAGGCCTCCAGTGGGTCATTATTCTCACACCACTGATGAGTCAGGCAGCTCCCAGAGACTGGGGGCTCCCTGTGGAGAAGGCAGAAGTTCCTTAGAAGGAGGTGATCGCAGGTCCTTCCTTGAGGCGAGCTCCTCAGGCAGCCCACAGCAGAGCACAAAACTCCAAGTTCGTTTTGTTGAGCAGCCCCTGCAGCGGCATCAGCCCAGGACCACCACCAGGGTCCAGAGCAGGCCGCTGCCTCCAGCACCAAGAAGCAGGAACCAGAGGGGGGCCGATGGCTTTGTGCCTGAGGACATGGCCTCCCTGGCATGTGACCCACTGAGCAGCAGAGGACCGAGTCAACGGCAGAGCAGGACAGAGAGTGGAGGCGAGAGCTCAGAATCTCCAAAGCCGCCGCTGCCCACTCTGGACATTCCCTCTTCACAGGGAGGCCCCCAGTGCCGCAGTCCCTGCCCTTTCTTTGAGTTGACTGAGACCCTGGGGCTCCAGGGTTGCATACTGGGCCCAACTGAGGCCTGCCAGCCTGAGGGGCTGCTGCGTCCAAGTTCCCAGATGCACACAGCCCCTGAGCCCCAGCATCATAGCCTGGGGGACCTCCCGGTACATAACAAGTTTAGTGACTGGTGTGGGGTTCAGGATGGCTTTCCTGGGGGTCTAGGTGTGATGGATTTGCCAGGGGCCAGATGTGATTGCAGCTCTGGAGAGCAGGGACAGAGGCCCCCAGAACCTCCTGCCGACCAGAGCCAGGCTCCTGAGTGGTCCCAGAGGGAGCAGATCCCCCTGCAAGTTGGGGCCCAGAACCTCTCGCTCAGCGTGGAGCTTACAGAAGCAAAACTGCACCACGGCTTCGGGGAGGCAGACGCCCTGCTGCAGGTGCTCCAGAGCGGGACCGGGGAGGCGCTCGCCGCTGAGGAGCCTGAGCCGCACCCCCAGGGGGAGCTGTACGCCTG GCCAAAACAAACCCTGGAGAACCTCCGGAGAGAACGAGCTGAGCGACTTCAGAACTTCCGCCGGGCACGAAGCCTCAGCCCTCAGAAACAGCTGAGCTTCCCGTCTAGCTGGGATCTCCCTACCCGGGACCTGGGCTTACCCAGCAGGCGCCGAGAATACCTGCAGCAGCTGAGGAGGGATGTTGTGGAGACCACCAG GAGTCCAGGGTCAGCGTCAAGGTCTGCTCACCCGCCCTCTGACATAGAGCTGATGCTACAAGAATACCAGCGGGCCCGCGAGGAGGCCAAGGTGGAGATTGCCCGGGCCCGGGACCGACTGCGGGAGCGGACTGAACAGGAAAAGCTGCGAATCCGCCAGCAGATCATCTCCCAGCtgctgagggtgggaagggggcaaGCCTCTGATTTCAGG GAAGAGGAAAAGCTACATACCCTGGCTGCCTCCAGCTCCCGGTGCACCAGCTCCGATGGAAGCCTCTCCTCTGGTGTCACCTCTGGCTACAACAGCAGCCCAGCCTTGCCAGGCCAGCTCCAGTCCCCAGACAGTGTG GTGGACACAAACTTGCCAGATTCCAGGGACTCCTGGATGGGGGACGTGCGAGGCCGCTCTGCAGTGAGGAACAGTCACTTGAATCTGGCCGGGTCTGCCTGGAAAAGCTTAGCCTACA GCCGCAGAGCCTCCCTGGGCAGTTGCTGCTGTTCTCCGTCCAGCTTGTCCAGCCTGGggacctcttcctcctcctcctaccGGGATTTGGCCAAGCACATCGTGGACATCTCTATGGCTGAT GTAATGGCTGCTTGCTCAGATAACCTGAACAACCTCTTCAGCCACCGTGCAGCAGCCGGCTGGAA CCATCAGGGTGAGGAGCAGGAGGTGCAGCTGTACAACAAGGTGTTCTCTTCCACTCGACATGGCTTCCTGGGGGCGGGCGTGGTGTCCCAGCCGCTGTCTCATGTGTGGGCAGCTGTGAGTGACCCCACCCTGTGGCCCCTGTACCACCAACCCATCCAGACAGCGAGGCTGCATCAGCGGGTGACCAACAGCATCAATCTAG TGTACTTGGTGTGCAATACCGCCCTGTGTGCACTGAAGCAGCCACGGGATTTCTGTTGTGTCTGCGTGGAAGCCAAAGAG GGGCCACTGTCTATCATGGCAGCTCAGTCTGTGTATGATGTATCCATGCCGAGACCCAGCAGGGAGATGGTGCGGGGGGAGATCCTGCCCAGCGCCTGGATCCTGCAGCCCCTCActgtggaagggaaggaggtCACCAGAGTCATCTACCTGGCCCAG GTAGAACTCGGTGCTCCAGGATTTCCCCCTCAGCTCCTAAGCTCCTTCATCAAACAGCAGCCGCTGGTTATAGCCAGACTGGCTTCCTTCCTTGGTAGTTAG